A genomic region of Chloroflexota bacterium contains the following coding sequences:
- a CDS encoding 3-oxoacyl-ACP synthase yields MTYEFPPIGIAAIATYLPAAVETASQIALAANIPEAVVIEKLGIRQKHLAEAHDTPSAMAAEAARKALAIAELDPLDVDLIIYHGSEYKDYVVWSAAAKIQHLIGAKRAYAYEIYALCAGSPVAIKTARDQMRADPTLRNILLVSAARENELVRYDNQQARFMFNFGAGASAMLLRRDYATNQVLESAVLVDGSFSENVVMRGGGARFPASQATVDAGYHQLDVLQLEDMRDRLGLVSQPNFVQVIDQAVTRSGYRRSDIDFLAITHMKPSFHNGLLHDLGLRPDQAIYLDDYGHIQSVDQQLALDLAQQRGLLKAGDLVVLAGAGTGYTWAASAVRWG; encoded by the coding sequence ATGACCTACGAATTTCCGCCAATTGGCATTGCTGCAATCGCGACTTATCTGCCAGCAGCCGTCGAAACTGCTAGCCAAATCGCCTTAGCCGCCAACATCCCCGAAGCTGTGGTGATCGAAAAGCTGGGTATTCGCCAAAAACACTTGGCCGAAGCCCACGATACACCATCGGCCATGGCGGCTGAGGCTGCTCGTAAAGCTTTGGCAATCGCCGAACTCGACCCGCTGGATGTTGATTTGATTATTTATCACGGCAGCGAATACAAAGATTATGTGGTTTGGTCGGCGGCGGCCAAAATTCAACACCTGATTGGGGCGAAACGGGCGTATGCCTATGAAATTTATGCCTTGTGCGCTGGTTCACCAGTTGCCATCAAAACCGCCCGCGATCAAATGCGAGCTGACCCAACGTTGCGCAATATTTTGTTGGTTTCGGCAGCTCGCGAAAATGAGCTTGTGCGCTATGACAACCAACAAGCGCGATTTATGTTCAACTTTGGCGCGGGGGCATCGGCCATGCTGCTGCGCCGCGATTATGCAACCAACCAAGTGCTCGAATCGGCGGTGCTGGTCGATGGCTCGTTTAGCGAAAATGTCGTGATGCGCGGTGGTGGTGCGCGTTTTCCCGCCAGCCAAGCCACGGTCGATGCAGGCTACCATCAACTTGATGTCTTGCAACTTGAAGATATGCGGGATCGCTTGGGCTTGGTTTCACAGCCTAATTTTGTGCAAGTCATTGACCAAGCTGTTACCCGTTCGGGCTATCGGCGCTCGGATATTGATTTTCTAGCAATTACCCATATGAAGCCATCGTTTCACAATGGCTTATTGCACGATTTAGGCTTACGCCCCGATCAAGCAATCTACCTTGATGATTATGGGCATATTCAATCGGTTGATCAACAATTGGCACTTGATTTGGCTCAGCAACGTGGCTTGCTCAAAGCTGGCGATTTGGTGGTGTTGGCAGGTGCTGGCACTGGCTATACTTGGGCCGCAAGCGCCGTGCGTTGGGGATAA
- a CDS encoding branched-chain amino acid ABC transporter permease — MAVAAPPTIQTKPLRERLAPLVIPAVFVLIFATVLTVAPASWPKLITGILLPGLTLAAIYFMISAGLSLIFGLMDVLNFAHGSLFMLGGYCAWTCNVWLDPNYAGHWPITIASGNLRFIIGLIVGTLVGAAVGSLIEISLIRPLYKRPIYQVLLTLGLVFVFDALVRTIPAWGSLSRAPIKPPMLTESLSLLGRRFPSYSLFLICLSVSLAVLIALVLRRSRIGLTIRAGVQDSAMVEAMGINVRRVFTGVFGFGSGLAALGGAVAASFIGVYPEMGLEYQLFAFIVVVIGGLGSYSGAAAGALLIGLARTFSDHLVLETGLPTAIASASTVLVMAIVLLLKPGGIFNKN; from the coding sequence ATGGCTGTTGCTGCTCCCCCGACAATTCAAACCAAACCCTTGCGCGAACGCTTAGCACCGTTGGTTATTCCCGCAGTTTTTGTGCTGATTTTCGCCACAGTGCTAACGGTTGCGCCTGCGAGTTGGCCCAAGCTGATTACTGGTATTTTGTTGCCAGGCCTGACCTTGGCCGCGATCTACTTTATGATCTCAGCGGGTTTATCGTTGATTTTCGGCTTGATGGATGTGCTAAATTTTGCCCATGGCTCGCTATTTATGCTCGGTGGCTACTGCGCTTGGACCTGCAATGTCTGGCTTGATCCAAATTACGCTGGTCATTGGCCAATCACCATCGCCAGCGGCAATCTGCGCTTTATCATCGGCTTGATTGTTGGCACATTGGTGGGCGCGGCAGTTGGTAGCTTAATCGAAATCAGCCTAATTCGCCCACTCTACAAACGGCCAATTTACCAAGTGTTGCTAACTTTGGGCTTGGTATTTGTGTTTGATGCCTTGGTGCGCACGATTCCGGCTTGGGGTTCGCTCAGCCGTGCCCCCATCAAGCCGCCAATGTTGACCGAAAGCCTGAGTCTATTGGGCCGACGCTTCCCCAGCTATAGCCTGTTTTTGATCTGCCTCAGCGTTTCGTTGGCAGTGCTAATCGCCTTAGTGCTACGCCGTTCACGGATTGGCCTGACGATTCGGGCTGGCGTGCAGGATAGCGCCATGGTCGAGGCGATGGGCATCAACGTGCGGCGGGTTTTTACCGGAGTATTTGGTTTTGGCAGTGGCTTGGCGGCTTTGGGCGGCGCGGTAGCAGCCTCGTTTATTGGGGTTTACCCCGAAATGGGCTTGGAATACCAGCTTTTTGCCTTTATCGTGGTCGTAATTGGCGGTTTGGGCAGTTATAGCGGAGCCGCAGCAGGCGCATTGTTGATTGGACTGGCTCGAACGTTTAGTGACCATTTAGTGCTGGAAACAGGCCTACCAACTGCAATCGCCTCGGCCTCAACCGTGCTGGTAATGGCGATCGTGCTATTGCTCAAGCCTGGCGGGATTTTTAATAAAAACTAG
- a CDS encoding alpha/beta hydrolase, producing MLNPPLLAGLTARVIQTPRLAMYVIERGDPSKPPIVLVHGNVSAARFWEELMLALPDDYYVIAPDMRSYGRSERLPLDATRGVRDFSDDLDSLLQTLNIRQPHLVGWSLGGNVVLQYALDYAANVRSLTLVAPGSPYGYGGTQGLDGQPNSPDYAGSGGGTANAAFVEALKNEDRGDGPVSPRTIMNSFYFKPPFRSSREDVFVDEMLQTYCSPQNYPGDLVASANWPMVAPGTGGVNNALSPKYLNQNSFATIQPQPPVLWIRGDADQIVSDASMFDLCMLGQLGLVPGWPGAETHPAQPMVGQMRAVLENYAAHGGQYQETVLANCGHSPQIEQPSLFNTALLDFLTQV from the coding sequence ATGCTCAATCCACCATTGTTAGCTGGATTAACCGCCCGTGTTATTCAAACGCCGCGCTTGGCGATGTATGTGATTGAGCGTGGCGACCCAAGCAAACCGCCAATTGTGCTGGTTCATGGCAATGTTTCAGCCGCCCGTTTTTGGGAAGAATTGATGCTGGCCTTGCCTGATGATTATTATGTGATTGCCCCTGATATGCGGAGTTATGGCCGCTCGGAGCGCTTGCCGCTTGATGCAACCCGTGGGGTGCGCGACTTCAGCGACGATCTCGATAGCCTATTGCAAACCCTCAATATTCGTCAACCACACTTGGTTGGGTGGTCGTTGGGCGGCAATGTGGTGCTGCAATATGCCCTCGATTACGCTGCGAATGTGCGTTCGCTGACGCTTGTTGCCCCCGGCTCACCCTATGGTTACGGCGGCACCCAAGGCCTCGACGGCCAACCCAACAGCCCTGACTACGCTGGGAGCGGCGGTGGTACGGCCAATGCTGCCTTTGTCGAAGCCTTGAAAAATGAAGATCGCGGCGATGGCCCTGTTTCGCCACGCACCATTATGAATAGCTTCTACTTCAAACCACCATTCCGCTCAAGCCGCGAGGATGTGTTTGTTGATGAAATGCTTCAGACCTATTGCTCGCCGCAAAACTACCCAGGCGATTTGGTGGCTTCGGCTAACTGGCCGATGGTTGCCCCAGGTACAGGCGGCGTAAATAATGCGCTCTCGCCCAAATATCTGAACCAAAACAGCTTTGCCACAATTCAGCCCCAACCGCCAGTGCTGTGGATTCGCGGCGATGCTGACCAAATTGTCTCTGATGCTTCGATGTTTGATTTATGTATGCTTGGCCAATTGGGCTTAGTTCCAGGTTGGCCTGGTGCGGAAACTCATCCTGCCCAGCCGATGGTTGGCCAAATGCGGGCAGTGCTCGAAAACTATGCCGCTCATGGTGGCCAATATCAAGAAACGGTGCTGGCAAATTGTGGCCACTCACCACAGATCGAACAGCCCAGTTTGTTCAATACGGCTCTACTCGATTTTCTGACCCAAGTTTAG
- a CDS encoding DUF1697 domain-containing protein, whose amino-acid sequence MSTIAFLRAINITNHFVKMEDLRAVLVAHGFNNVQTYIQSGNVVFDDPTQGYAEVEHLIASQLESRFGFAVATFLRSAAELVELEEACPFTPNEIDPQAALYVTFVQHEPDAEAQTRLDQYQNELDTFRITGRHVWWLRHKQRGESKFSGAKLERAIKQAGTARNITTIRAMIAKYGFTK is encoded by the coding sequence ATGAGCACCATTGCATTTTTACGCGCAATCAACATTACCAACCACTTTGTCAAGATGGAAGATTTACGCGCTGTCTTGGTGGCCCATGGCTTTAATAATGTTCAGACCTATATTCAATCGGGCAATGTGGTTTTTGATGATCCAACTCAAGGCTATGCTGAGGTCGAACACTTGATTGCCAGCCAACTTGAGTCCCGTTTTGGTTTTGCAGTCGCAACATTTTTGCGTTCTGCCGCCGAATTGGTCGAGCTGGAAGAGGCTTGCCCGTTTACGCCAAATGAAATCGATCCGCAAGCGGCGTTATATGTGACCTTTGTGCAGCACGAACCAGATGCTGAAGCTCAAACGCGACTAGACCAGTATCAAAATGAGTTGGATACATTTCGAATTACTGGGCGGCATGTCTGGTGGTTGCGGCATAAACAACGTGGGGAAAGCAAGTTTAGCGGGGCAAAATTGGAGCGAGCGATCAAACAGGCCGGAACTGCCCGTAATATCACTACGATTCGCGCGATGATCGCCAAATATGGCTTTACCAAGTAG
- a CDS encoding ABC transporter ATP-binding protein, whose amino-acid sequence MPNVLLKTEHLSRSFGGLQAVRDVSIAVEEGSFHSVIGPNGAGKTTFFNMISGAIKPSSGKVFFAGNEITGRPLHRMIHLGIGRAYQITSLFPSLSVAENVRLAAQARGRDTFKFWQHSDRFERYHERAQAALKLVGLRGVEQVLASALPHGDKRKLELALLLASEPRLLLLDEPTAGMAANQVPELIEIIQQLRQSGQHTIILVEHRMDVVMSISDQITVMHGGSVLAEGTPQAIAADPRVQQAYLGELYDDVLTQPHEVAHDTNS is encoded by the coding sequence ATGCCAAACGTTTTGTTGAAAACTGAACATCTTTCACGCTCGTTTGGTGGTTTGCAGGCGGTGCGTGATGTAAGCATCGCAGTTGAAGAAGGTTCGTTTCACTCGGTTATTGGGCCAAATGGGGCGGGTAAAACGACCTTCTTCAACATGATTAGTGGCGCGATTAAGCCCAGCAGCGGTAAGGTGTTTTTCGCTGGTAACGAGATTACTGGCCGACCCTTGCACCGCATGATTCACCTTGGCATTGGCCGCGCCTACCAAATTACCAGTTTGTTTCCCTCACTGAGCGTGGCCGAAAATGTGCGTTTGGCTGCTCAAGCCCGAGGCCGTGATACCTTCAAATTTTGGCAGCACAGCGATCGGTTCGAGCGTTATCACGAACGGGCACAGGCGGCGCTCAAGTTGGTAGGATTGCGCGGGGTTGAGCAAGTGCTCGCCAGCGCCTTGCCGCATGGCGATAAACGCAAGCTCGAATTAGCCCTGCTGCTCGCCAGTGAGCCTCGGCTATTGTTGCTCGATGAGCCAACCGCTGGCATGGCCGCCAACCAAGTGCCCGAATTGATCGAGATTATTCAGCAACTGCGCCAAAGCGGCCAACATACAATTATTCTGGTTGAGCATCGCATGGATGTGGTGATGAGCATTTCCGATCAAATTACGGTGATGCACGGTGGCAGTGTGTTGGCCGAAGGCACGCCCCAAGCGATTGCCGCCGATCCACGGGTGCAGCAAGCCTACCTCGGCGAATTGTATGATGATGTGCTAACTCAGCCTCACGAGGTTGCCCATGACACCAATTCTTGA
- a CDS encoding substrate-binding domain-containing protein: MKRLISMLVILVTAIQLLAACSSGTGVEPTAATNPTSDSAQATQAPPATTAPAATTESTEPTAAPTSDSAAATGKPIKIGLITDQSKALSLYGTQEINGFMLGLEYATNGTMQVAGRPIEVIVKDDENNPERARQLARELIEKDGVELLQCCASTSSALTVIEIAKENNIIAMIDPAAGPQITGSNFNRFVFRTGRNTLQDALTAGPYMVENVGKEFVQLAPDTDFGKGSAASWRSIIEANGGTFVSDDVFIPADTTDFTPYLQKLLDAADEKQAKVLMVTWAGANFPRLFQQMQEQGVLDKLTLATGFGDNVTMPMVYADAVGSVGMIAYHYTLPKNEVNDWLVEQHKAKYGSYPDLFTAGGMASGIATVRGLEATKGDTNADALIAALEGMSFEGPKGTYTFRKEDHQALQPMYMVKLISITDPDAKFFELLQERSAEQTAPPVMVTE, translated from the coding sequence ATGAAGCGTTTGATTTCGATGTTGGTAATTCTGGTTACTGCAATTCAGCTATTGGCTGCTTGTAGCAGTGGCACTGGAGTTGAACCAACCGCCGCCACCAATCCAACCAGCGATTCGGCCCAAGCCACCCAAGCTCCTCCCGCGACGACCGCGCCTGCCGCAACGACAGAAAGCACCGAACCAACCGCCGCGCCAACCAGCGATAGCGCTGCTGCAACTGGCAAGCCGATCAAAATTGGCCTGATCACTGATCAATCCAAGGCCTTGTCGTTGTATGGAACCCAAGAAATCAATGGCTTTATGTTGGGCTTGGAGTATGCCACCAACGGCACGATGCAAGTTGCTGGCCGCCCAATTGAAGTGATTGTCAAAGACGATGAAAACAACCCCGAACGCGCTCGTCAATTGGCGCGTGAGTTGATCGAAAAAGATGGCGTGGAATTGCTGCAATGTTGTGCCTCAACCTCAAGCGCCTTGACCGTGATTGAAATTGCCAAAGAAAACAACATCATTGCGATGATTGATCCAGCGGCTGGGCCACAAATTACTGGTTCGAATTTCAATCGCTTCGTCTTCCGCACTGGCCGCAATACCTTGCAAGATGCCTTGACCGCCGGCCCGTATATGGTCGAGAACGTTGGCAAAGAATTTGTGCAATTGGCTCCTGACACCGATTTTGGCAAAGGCTCAGCCGCTTCGTGGCGCTCGATCATCGAGGCCAACGGTGGCACCTTCGTCTCGGACGATGTGTTTATTCCTGCCGATACAACCGACTTTACCCCTTACTTGCAAAAATTGCTCGATGCTGCCGACGAAAAACAGGCCAAAGTGTTGATGGTCACCTGGGCCGGAGCCAACTTCCCACGCTTGTTCCAGCAAATGCAAGAGCAAGGCGTGCTCGATAAACTGACCTTGGCAACTGGCTTTGGCGATAACGTGACCATGCCGATGGTCTATGCCGATGCGGTTGGCTCGGTTGGCATGATTGCTTACCACTACACCCTGCCCAAGAACGAAGTTAACGATTGGTTGGTTGAGCAACACAAAGCCAAATATGGCTCATACCCCGATCTCTTCACCGCTGGCGGGATGGCTTCAGGCATTGCAACCGTGCGCGGCTTGGAAGCAACCAAGGGCGATACCAACGCCGATGCCTTGATCGCAGCACTCGAAGGAATGAGCTTCGAAGGGCCAAAAGGCACCTACACCTTCCGCAAAGAAGATCATCAAGCGCTCCAGCCGATGTACATGGTCAAATTGATCAGCATTACCGACCCCGATGCAAAGTTCTTTGAGTTGTTGCAAGAACGCAGCGCTGAACAAACTGCCCCACCTGTGATGGTGACGGAGTAA
- a CDS encoding ABC transporter ATP-binding protein, with protein sequence MTPILEVEQLQTFIGQYHILHDVSLQAEQGSITAILGRNGAGKTTTLKSIMGLTPPQAGSIRFAGQRLNSLRTFSIAQLGIGYVPEHRAIFRDLTVTEHLILAERKRGDLRRRGDLIFSLFPDLQRLERLLGSQLSGGQQQMLAIARALVPETQLLLIDEPSEGLAPVIIEQMMRAITALSEHTTVVLVEQNFRMASAISQAYYMLDDGRTVDHGTMTALRGNPQLIQRYLGAA encoded by the coding sequence ATGACACCAATTCTTGAAGTTGAGCAACTTCAGACCTTCATCGGCCAATATCATATTTTGCACGATGTCTCGTTGCAGGCCGAACAAGGCTCGATTACCGCCATTCTTGGGCGCAACGGCGCTGGCAAAACCACCACGCTCAAATCAATTATGGGCTTAACGCCGCCGCAAGCAGGCTCAATTCGCTTTGCTGGCCAACGGCTCAACAGCTTGCGCACTTTCAGCATTGCCCAACTAGGCATTGGCTATGTGCCAGAGCATCGCGCAATTTTTCGCGATTTGACGGTAACTGAGCATTTGATTTTGGCTGAACGCAAACGCGGCGATTTACGCCGACGTGGCGATTTGATATTTAGCTTGTTTCCCGATTTGCAGCGGCTTGAGCGGTTGCTCGGCAGTCAACTTTCGGGCGGCCAGCAACAAATGCTGGCGATTGCGCGGGCGTTGGTTCCCGAAACCCAATTGCTGTTGATCGATGAGCCGAGCGAAGGCCTTGCTCCGGTGATTATCGAACAGATGATGCGAGCAATTACGGCGCTGAGCGAACATACCACCGTGGTGTTGGTTGAGCAAAATTTTCGGATGGCCAGCGCCATCAGCCAAGCCTACTATATGCTCGATGATGGCCGAACTGTTGATCATGGCACGATGACGGCGCTACGGGGCAATCCCCAATTAATTCAGCGCTATCTTGGTGCTGCCTAA
- a CDS encoding branched-chain amino acid ABC transporter permease: protein MQRLRPLLPLVAIGGLASLPFAFAADTTRFWQGVFIQIFILAIYALSYDLLMGYTGMISFGHALFFGAGGYTAAILLRQAEPPSMLIVIAAVIVVGATIGAAVGALSLRVSGVYFSMITLALAEIAFILFKADDPKLKPITGGEIGLQGIVVPAAIDATTYRLRFYFLTLACMVGLYYAARRLINSPTGRVFVAIRENEPRATALGYNTLHFKLLATSISSTIAALAGMLMVLYEKSASFEMLSVNLTIQALLMTIIGGIGTLIGPMLGAATIRLLDHGLKGEFMQALLPAWLRPDLVFGIVYVVLVLFFPAGLMGAIRKLRGKTSRSSVERLRQAMKPKAES, encoded by the coding sequence ATGCAGCGTTTGCGCCCACTACTGCCACTTGTGGCGATTGGCGGCCTTGCAAGCTTGCCATTTGCCTTTGCCGCCGATACCACCCGCTTTTGGCAAGGGGTTTTCATTCAGATTTTTATTCTGGCGATTTATGCCCTGAGCTACGATTTGCTGATGGGCTACACCGGCATGATTTCGTTTGGCCATGCGCTGTTTTTTGGCGCTGGTGGCTATACCGCCGCCATTTTGTTGCGCCAAGCCGAGCCGCCCTCGATGCTAATTGTGATTGCAGCGGTGATTGTGGTTGGCGCAACTATCGGGGCAGCAGTGGGCGCATTGTCGCTACGGGTCAGCGGGGTCTATTTTTCGATGATTACCCTTGCGCTGGCCGAAATTGCCTTCATCCTGTTTAAAGCCGATGACCCCAAGCTCAAGCCAATTACGGGTGGCGAAATCGGCTTGCAGGGGATTGTCGTGCCAGCAGCGATCGATGCCACGACCTATCGACTGCGCTTTTACTTTTTGACCTTGGCTTGTATGGTTGGCCTGTATTACGCGGCGCGACGCTTAATCAACTCGCCAACAGGCCGGGTATTTGTGGCAATTCGCGAGAATGAGCCACGCGCCACGGCCTTGGGCTATAACACGCTGCATTTCAAATTATTGGCAACATCAATTTCATCAACGATTGCGGCCTTGGCAGGGATGTTGATGGTGCTGTATGAAAAAAGTGCTAGCTTCGAAATGCTCAGTGTTAATCTCACCATTCAAGCCTTGTTGATGACGATCATCGGCGGGATTGGCACGCTGATTGGGCCAATGCTTGGTGCTGCGACCATCCGCTTGCTTGATCATGGCCTCAAAGGCGAATTTATGCAGGCACTTCTGCCAGCGTGGCTGCGCCCCGACTTAGTATTTGGCATCGTGTATGTGGTGCTGGTGTTATTCTTCCCAGCTGGCTTGATGGGGGCGATTCGTAAGTTGCGCGGCAAAACCAGCCGTAGCTCGGTCGAACGTCTACGCCAAGCCATGAAACCAAAGGCTGAATCATGA
- a CDS encoding ammonium transporter — MFRRRRWIVPAAVASLAIPTATFAQEAAPVATETITTQIDIIWLLIAAVLVFFMQAGFALVESGFTRAKNAANILMKNLMDFCVGTVLFFAIGFGLMYGTDVGGFIGTDNFFLSNFSPATGSGKDWVGFFFQLVFAATAATIVSGAVAERFKFISYLIYSAIICGIVYPISGHWQWGGGWLFQLGFIDFAGSTIVHSVGGWAAVAGTILLGPRLGKFNKDGSSNVIPGHSLTLGVLGVFILWVGWFGFNPGSTLSGMNESIGYIAVTTNMAAAVGALSALITNWLITGHPDTAVASNGALAGLVAITAGCANVTPVGALFIGLLGGIIFVYGSIFLEKVLKLDDPVGAIPVHCFNGVFGTLAVGLFASPAVGGLTGMGDAAGLFYGGGLGLLGTQAIGVLAVGAWAFTTMFIVFYVLKKTLGIRVSEQEEIEGLDISEHDTVSYPEFGTPVAGVAGARSMMPELSSTK, encoded by the coding sequence ATGTTTCGACGACGACGCTGGATTGTACCCGCAGCAGTTGCTTCGCTAGCAATACCCACTGCAACCTTTGCCCAAGAAGCCGCCCCGGTAGCAACCGAAACAATCACCACCCAAATTGATATTATTTGGTTGTTGATTGCAGCAGTTTTGGTCTTTTTCATGCAGGCTGGCTTTGCCTTGGTCGAAAGTGGCTTTACCCGCGCCAAAAACGCCGCCAACATTTTGATGAAAAACTTGATGGATTTTTGTGTTGGCACGGTGTTGTTCTTTGCAATTGGCTTCGGCTTGATGTATGGCACTGATGTTGGTGGCTTCATCGGCACCGACAACTTCTTCCTCAGCAACTTTAGCCCGGCAACTGGCAGCGGCAAAGATTGGGTTGGCTTCTTCTTCCAATTGGTGTTTGCCGCCACCGCTGCCACGATTGTGTCGGGGGCAGTCGCCGAACGCTTCAAATTTATCTCCTACCTGATTTACAGCGCCATCATTTGTGGCATTGTCTACCCAATTTCGGGTCACTGGCAATGGGGCGGCGGTTGGTTGTTCCAACTGGGCTTTATCGACTTTGCTGGCTCGACAATTGTGCATAGCGTTGGCGGCTGGGCCGCAGTTGCTGGCACGATTTTGCTTGGGCCACGCTTGGGCAAATTCAACAAAGATGGCTCAAGCAACGTTATTCCAGGCCACAGCTTGACCCTCGGCGTGCTTGGGGTCTTCATTCTGTGGGTTGGCTGGTTTGGCTTCAACCCAGGCAGCACCCTCTCGGGCATGAACGAAAGCATTGGCTATATCGCCGTTACAACCAACATGGCCGCCGCAGTTGGCGCACTCTCAGCCCTGATCACCAACTGGTTGATCACTGGTCACCCCGATACTGCCGTAGCTTCCAACGGCGCATTGGCTGGTTTGGTTGCAATTACCGCAGGCTGTGCCAATGTTACGCCAGTTGGTGCATTGTTCATCGGTTTGCTCGGCGGGATCATCTTCGTCTATGGTTCAATCTTCCTCGAAAAGGTCTTGAAACTCGATGATCCAGTTGGGGCAATTCCAGTTCACTGTTTCAATGGGGTGTTTGGAACCTTAGCAGTTGGCTTATTTGCTAGCCCCGCTGTCGGCGGTTTGACTGGCATGGGCGATGCTGCTGGCTTGTTCTATGGCGGCGGTTTGGGCCTGCTTGGAACCCAAGCAATTGGCGTGTTAGCAGTTGGCGCTTGGGCCTTCACAACCATGTTCATCGTTTTCTATGTGCTAAAAAAGACCTTGGGCATTCGGGTGTCGGAGCAAGAAGAAATCGAAGGCTTGGATATTTCTGAGCACGACACGGTTTCATACCCCGAGTTTGGCACGCCGGTTGCTGGCGTGGCCGGTGCTCGCTCAATGATGCCAGAACTTTCGTCAACCAAATAA
- a CDS encoding bacterial transcriptional activator domain-containing protein has translation MQQVVRVFHQLLPDFVDHVSEQIVANHVPVYASLPQQHVKMALYNAIHSIEIDLAQGTTSTYADYWREVAVQRAQQGISPVHSMLVTHLSTNVMTQFLKQALDREPEALAWWLERTHTIISLGMLVMTEARINALQQLGQLGSEPASSGIIIHEQPNLILPPSRWQAPQVLHLQAFGQLRAWRGSSEVLNWGRKSAIALLGILITQRGQWIQREQICDLFWPDLAPNQAEAHFKVALNALTAVLEPERPTRQASSYIQRRNTAYRLAFDTAPIQLDVLRFEQLLQRANHASNPLEAINYYRQALNLYAGDFLGDCLYSDWANAVREQLRHNFVQAACELAQLLLTEQQPNEALEWAEAALQADPYQENAYQASFMAYAQLGNRVQLQRSYQRCQQMLEHDLGLAPMPTTKAAYQRAEQTLHQL, from the coding sequence ATGCAACAGGTAGTACGTGTTTTTCATCAACTCTTGCCCGATTTTGTTGATCATGTGTCCGAGCAAATTGTTGCTAACCATGTGCCTGTATATGCCAGCTTGCCGCAGCAGCATGTCAAAATGGCGCTCTACAATGCCATTCATTCAATCGAGATCGATTTAGCGCAAGGCACAACCTCAACCTATGCCGATTATTGGCGTGAGGTGGCGGTGCAACGCGCCCAACAAGGCATCTCGCCAGTCCACAGCATGCTTGTCACCCATCTCTCAACCAATGTGATGACCCAATTTTTGAAGCAGGCTTTGGATCGCGAGCCAGAGGCGTTGGCATGGTGGCTCGAACGAACTCACACAATCATCTCGCTAGGCATGTTGGTGATGACCGAGGCACGAATTAATGCCTTGCAACAACTTGGGCAACTCGGCAGCGAGCCAGCCAGCAGCGGTATTATCATCCACGAACAGCCCAATTTGATATTGCCACCCAGCCGCTGGCAAGCCCCACAAGTGTTGCATTTACAAGCCTTTGGCCAGCTGCGGGCGTGGCGTGGCTCAAGCGAGGTGCTGAATTGGGGTCGTAAATCGGCAATCGCCTTGCTTGGAATTTTAATTACCCAACGCGGCCAATGGATTCAGCGTGAGCAAATTTGCGATCTGTTCTGGCCTGATTTAGCCCCAAATCAAGCCGAAGCCCACTTTAAAGTTGCCTTGAATGCGCTAACCGCCGTGTTGGAGCCAGAACGCCCGACGCGCCAAGCCTCAAGTTACATTCAACGCCGCAATACTGCCTATCGTTTGGCGTTTGATACTGCGCCAATTCAGCTTGATGTGCTGCGCTTTGAGCAATTGCTGCAACGTGCCAACCACGCTAGCAATCCACTAGAAGCAATTAATTACTATCGCCAAGCGCTCAATTTGTATGCTGGCGATTTTTTGGGCGATTGTTTGTATAGCGACTGGGCAAACGCTGTGCGTGAGCAATTGCGCCATAATTTTGTGCAAGCAGCCTGCGAATTAGCCCAATTATTGTTGACTGAACAGCAACCAAACGAAGCCTTGGAGTGGGCTGAAGCCGCCTTGCAAGCCGATCCCTATCAAGAAAACGCCTATCAAGCCAGTTTTATGGCCTATGCTCAACTTGGCAATCGGGTGCAACTGCAACGCAGCTATCAACGTTGCCAACAAATGCTTGAGCACGATTTGGGCTTAGCGCCAATGCCCACTACCAAAGCCGCCTACCAACGAGCCGAACAAACGCTGCATCAACTGTAA